In the Cyanobacteriota bacterium genome, ATATGAACATAGCGCCGCATTCGGTTCTCTTCTTTGCGCACGACTAGCACAACTTTCGTGTGGGTTTTGAGTCCAACCAAGCCATAGACCACATGCACCCCCACTTGCTCTAGTTTGCGTGCCCAGATAATGTTGTTTTCCTCGTCAAAGCGGGCTTTTAATTCCACTAAGACAACTACTTGCTTGCCGTTCTCAGCCGCTGCAATTAGGGCATTGACAATGGGTGAGTCGCCTGAGGTGCGATAGAGTGTCATCTTAATCGCTAGGACATCAGGATCATAGGCAGCATACATGATAAAGGCTTGAACAGTAGCCGAGAAGGAGTGGTAGGGGTGATGGACGAGCAAATCTTGTCGCCGAATCGTAGCGAAAAAGTTTCTGCCCTCCTCGATCGCCACATCAGAACCGTCGATTGGCGTGTCGCTGTCTCGACGCAATAACGGTGGCACTACTGACTTCCAGGGCTTGTCTTTCAACTCTGGTAATGGCAACTCCATAAAGCTCCACAAATCTCGCAGGCCAATTACCCCTTCCACCTCGTAGATGTCAGCCGCTGTCAAGTCCAGTTCTTCTCGCAACAGTTCCCGCACAGAATCAGGCATGGAGTTAGGCACTTCCATCCGCACCACAGAGCCACCCATGCGGCGCTTGCGCAACTCTTGCTCGATCGCTAGCAACAAATCGTCGGCCTCATCCTCCTGCAGGCTGAGGTCAGCATCACGAGTGATCCGAAACGGATAGTATTCCTGGATGTTCATCCCTGGAAATAGTGCCTCTAAGTTGTGGGCAATCACTTGCTCTAATGGCACTCCCGTCCACACAGCAGGCTGGTCACCTCGACGCAATCGCAGGTCTTCGGGCAGGGGTAAAAACCGAGGTAATGTTCGGGGTACCTTCACGCGGGCAAAATACTCACGATTAGTATCAGGATCCTTAACCACTACTGCCAGGCTAATGCTGAGGTTGGAAATGTGGGGGAAAGGATGGGCTGGATCCACAGCTAATGGTGTCAAGACGGGAAAGATTTGCTCCTCAAAGTACTGTTGGAGATAGGTGCGCTGCTCAGGGTTAAGGTCAATGTAGTCGAGCAAGTGGATGCCGTGGTCTGCCAGTTTGGGGCGCAGTACCTGCTCAAAGTGTTGATGTTGCTGAGCAACGATCGGATGCAGCTTGTTGCTAATCAGTTCCAGCTGTTCTTGGGCAGAAAGACCATCGGGGGTACGATCGACAACACCAGCCGCTAACTGTTCCTTCAGGGCTGCCACACGCACCATAAAATACTCATCCAGATTAGAGCTAAAAATGGCCAGAAACTTCAGTCGTTCTAGCAGGGGTGTGCGATCGTCCATAGCCTCATGCAGCACACGGGCATTAAACTCCACCCAACTGGCTTCACGGTTCAGGTAGTATTCAGGGCTGCAAAGCGTTAAAGCCTTGGATGTCTTGCTGGATTGCGTCATAGGGTCACTGCTCAGTTTTGCTCGTTTAAGGCTGGCCTAATATTGCT is a window encoding:
- the ppk1 gene encoding polyphosphate kinase 1, producing MTQSSKTSKALTLCSPEYYLNREASWVEFNARVLHEAMDDRTPLLERLKFLAIFSSNLDEYFMVRVAALKEQLAAGVVDRTPDGLSAQEQLELISNKLHPIVAQQHQHFEQVLRPKLADHGIHLLDYIDLNPEQRTYLQQYFEEQIFPVLTPLAVDPAHPFPHISNLSISLAVVVKDPDTNREYFARVKVPRTLPRFLPLPEDLRLRRGDQPAVWTGVPLEQVIAHNLEALFPGMNIQEYYPFRITRDADLSLQEDEADDLLLAIEQELRKRRMGGSVVRMEVPNSMPDSVRELLREELDLTAADIYEVEGVIGLRDLWSFMELPLPELKDKPWKSVVPPLLRRDSDTPIDGSDVAIEEGRNFFATIRRQDLLVHHPYHSFSATVQAFIMYAAYDPDVLAIKMTLYRTSGDSPIVNALIAAAENGKQVVVLVELKARFDEENNIIWARKLEQVGVHVVYGLVGLKTHTKVVLVVRKEENRMRRYVHIGTGNYNPKTARLYTDLGLLSCREELGADLTDLFNYLTGHAKQRSYRKLLVAPFSLRNRMVEMIQREAEYASQGGSGRIVAKMNALVDPTIITALYEASQAGVQIDLIIRGICCLRPGLPGVSDNIRVISIVGRLLEHSRIFYFFNNGAEQVFIGSADWMPRNLDRRVEAVVPVEDPALAKELQEILGIMLVDNRQAWEMQPDGSYIQRRPPADAQPLSSQEMFMTMAQNLASTS